The Mycolicibacterium cosmeticum DNA window CCTTGGGTACCGGCACCGGTTCCCCGGTGATCGAGGACTGATCGACATCGGAGGCGCCGTCGACCACCGTCGCGTCGGCGGGGATCCGCTCGCCCGGACGCACCAGCACGACGTCCCCGACGGCCAGGTCCGCGGCGGCGACGACCTCTTCGGCGCCGCGCTCGTCCAGGCGCACCGCCCGCTCCGGGGCCAGATCCAGCAGCGCGCGCACCGAGTCCTCGGTGCGGCGGGTGGCCAGATCCTCCAGTGCCCCGGAGGTCGCGAAGATGACGATCAACAGCGCCCCGTCGAACACCTGCCCGATCGCGGCGGCGCCGATGGCCGCCGCGATCATCAGCAGGTCCACATCCAGGCGGCGCTGCACCAGCTCCAACAGGCCGTCCCGGGCCGGAATCCAGCCGCCGGCCGCATAGCATGCCAAATAGGCGGTCCACCAGACGAATTCGGGAGCGCCGAGCAGCTGGGCGGCCGCGCCGGCGAGGAACAGAGCCAGCGCCAGCGTCGCCCACCGCACCGAAGGCAGCGTCCACATCGTCGATCGCCGTGCCACCGCGGGGGCAGCCGAAGTCGTCATCGTCGCCGTCATCACACATACATCTAAACATGTACAGTTTTAAATGTGTCAAGTTATCTGCACTGACCGTGCTTGAATGGACGCATGGGACACGGGGTCGAAGGGCGCACCGCGCCCGCGGCGTCGCTCGACGCGGCATCGGCGGTGAAGGTCGCCGAAACGCTGCAGGCGCTGGCCTCGCCGAATCGGCTGCTCATCCTCACCCGGCTGCGCCAGTCGCCGTGCACCGTGACCGATCTGTCGGCCGCCGTCGGGATGGAGCAGCCCGCGGTGTCCAACCAGTTGCGCCTGCTGCGCACCCTCGGCCTGGTCGCCGGTGACCGGTCCGGCCGCAATATCGTCTATCGCCTCTATGACGACCACGTCGCCCAGTTGCTCGACGAGGCCGTGTACCACATCGAGCACCTTCGGCTCGGCGCCCGCGACACCGCGTAAGGGATTTGATCCAGCGGTCCCCACATTCAACGGTCGGATCCGGCCTCCGGCCTACTCCTCCACATTCGACGGTCGGATCCGGCCTCCGGCCTTCTCCTGCACATTCAACGGTCGGATCCGGCCTCCGGCCTTCTCCTCCAAAACCCCGCCCGACAAGGCAATTCGCTGCTCGGAACCTTTATTTTCACGCCGAGGCGAACTATGGTGATGTTGTCATATGTTGATGTTCCACCGAGTCCGTCATCGGACACCGAGGAGTTGAGCAGCAATGGTCGAGCCCGTCACCACCCGCGCCGGATCCGGATGCAACTGTCATTGCAATGCCTGCGATGGTGGCCACCACTGCGGTAATCCCCCGAACTGCAATATCCGGCGCTGATTCCGACAACGGTGCCTTCACCGGTCGACTGACCGGCGAAGGCACCGTTGTGGTTTGCCGGACATGCCGAAAGCGGTGATTACCGGTCGACCGCCGCCTCGACACTCGATTGACATCGTTTGCTACACCACCGGCCGCTCGCCAAAACCGGTGCGTGAGCTCGACATTTCCCTCCCGCTGATTTCGGGCGCCCGTTCCACGCGCCTTCAGCGCCTGCTAATTTCGCTCACAGTGCGGTCCCACGGGGGGAGCCGCGACGAACTCAGGAGTGGAACACGGTGAAGTTCACGACCATCACAGCGGGGTTTGCATCGGCGGCCATTGCCGCCGCGGGGGCATTCGCTGCTTTCAGTGCACCCATCGCGACCGCCGACAACGAGACCACCACCTCCCAGCTGGGCAGCCAGGCCAAGCTGACCAACGGCGATGTCGTCCAGGGCTGGACGGTCACCGGGCTCAAGGTCAGCACCGACACCATCCCCTACCAGCCGCACGGCACGCTGTGGGAAGCCACCGCGACCGATGAGGCGTTGCAGGGCAGCGTCACCCCCATCGTCTCGAATCTCAACGCGCGCGCCCGCAACGGCGACACCTACCGCGCGCTGTTCGGCGTCGCCACACCGCAGGGCGTCAACCCGTCCACCCTGCAGCAAGGCGAAAAGACCACGGGCAAGGTCTATTTCGACGTCACCGGCGAAGCCCCCGACAGCGTGGTGTACGCCAACGCCGATCAGGACCTGATCGTCTGGCTCAAGCCGGCACCGGTGCAGAGCCCCGCCACCGGTTCGGCGCCGCGGTCCTGGCAGGCGCCGGCCGCCACGACGTCGACCAGCCCCACCACGTCGACCTCGGCAGCCCCCACCACCAGCGGCGCACCCACCACCAGCGCGGCCCCGACCACGTCGCCGGCCGCCAGCACCAGCCCGGCGCCCACCAGCCCGGCACCCGCCGGTAGTGCGGGCACGCCGCTGCCCGCCGATGCCGTGCCCGCGGCGGTCCCGGGCGGCAGCGCCGGCACCCCGCTGCCCGCCGGTGAGGAAGCTCCCGCACTGGTCCCGGCCGGCACCCAGCCCGCGCCGGCCGCAGCTGCCGAAGCCGGCGTCGCCGCGGTCCCGGCTCCGGCCGAGGGCGCTCCGGCCGAGGCGGTTCCGGCACCGGGCGGCAGCGCGGGAACGCCGCTGCCCGCGGGTGCGGCGCCGACCACGACCGTCGTGGTGGCCCCGCCGGCCGGCTAGAGCCCTAACCGCAGCCCTACAGCAGCAGGGTCGCTCAGGAGTGCGACGTCCACCAGGCGTACAGGTGGTCCAGCGTCGGACCACCTGGGCGGCCCTGCACCACGCTGAACAACTGCTTGTCGATATCGGTCCACGCGACCGCAGGGTTGTCGCCCTGGATACCGCACACCAGCGTGCCGCTGACCTCCTGCGGCGACGCGTTGTGCCGCCACGGCCCCGGCGACTGGATCCGGCCGGGGCAGTCCACCACCGTCGAGGTGTTCACGAATTCGTCGACGGCCTTCTGCAGCGCGGCCGAATCGACCAGTAGCGAGTAGGTCGCCGACACCGGACCACCCTGATCGGTATTGGCGGTGCAGGCCACGGTCGCCATCGCCCCCTCCAGCCGCACCACCGGCTTGCACGCACCGGCCGGGTAACCCGCCGGGAGCGCACGCATCAGCCGGGACGTGGGGTCGCTGGGCTGCGCACTGGTGCCCGACGGCGCCGACGACGATGTGCTGGGCGGCGTGGGCGCCGCCGGCGTCCCGGAGTCCCCCAAGGACCGCAGCAGCAGGAAGGCGGCTCCGGCGCCGACCGCGGCCACGGCCGCCACCGCGCCGACGATGATGCCGATATTCGCGCCGCGCCGCGGGGGCGCCGGCCGCGGAATCACCGGCGGGGGCCCACCACCGTCCCATGACCCGGGCGTACTCACGCAGGAACCTCCTTGGCAGTCACCCCACCAAACTAAGCGATGGACAGCGCGATGCCGTCCAGGATGTCGTGCTCACTGACGACGAGTTCGTCGATGCCGGCCAGCTCACCCAGGACCGCGGCCAGCTCCTCGACGATGATCGCCCCGCCGCCGATGACATCGGCCCGGCCCTCGTGCATCGGCCCCAGCGCGGCGCGGTCGGCCGCGCTCATCCGGATCAGGGTGTCGCACATCGCCAGCAGATCGCCGAAACCGGTGCGCGACAGGTGGATCAGCTGCGGGTCGTACACCTGCAGGCCGTGCGCGAGCGCCGCCAGCGTGGTGAACGTCCCGGCCACCCCGACCCAGGTCTTGGCGTGGGCGACCGGAACCGCCCGCAGCGCGTCGTCCAGCCGTTCGCGCACCAGGGCGCGCGCCTCCCCGATCTCGGCGGCGGTGGGCGGATCCGTCTGCAGGAACCGCTCTTTGATGCGCACACAGCCGATATCCGCCGAATAGCTGGCGGTCACCCCGGACTCGCCGAGCACCAGTTCCGTGGAGCCGCCGCCGAGGTCGACCACGACGAAAGGCCCTGCGGCAGGGTCGAGTTCGCCGACCGCTCCGCGAAAGGACAGCTCCGCCTCCTGGGTGCCGGTGATCACCTCGGCCACCGTGCCCGGCACCACCTCGCCCAGCAGCCGGGCCGTCATCGCGAAGAACTCGTCCCGGTTGGCGGCATCGCGGGCGGCCGAGGTGGCGACCATCCGCACCCGCTCGACACCGTGCGCGCGCATGGTTTTCACGTAGTCCGACAGCGCGGCTTCGGTGCGGGCCAAGGCGGCCGGGGCGAACTCGCCGGTCGCGTCGACACCCTCACCGAGGCGCACGATGCGCATCTCGCGGTGCACATCGCGCAGCCCACCCGGTACGGCGTCGGCGACGAGCAGCCGGATGGAGTTGGTACCGCAGTCGATGGCGCCCACTCTCACGTCCACACCTCCGGGTCCAGGATGCCGGCCATCGCCGGTTCGACGGCCAGCAGGGCGAGTGCTTCGTCACCGAACGGGTTCACGCCGGGCCCCTTGGCCAACGCGTGGGCCATCACCACGTGCAGGCATTTCACCCGGTCCGGCATGCCGCCGCCGGAGAACGTGGTGCCCAGCGATTCGATGGCATCGCGTTCGGCCAGATACGACTCGTGCGCACGCCGATAACCGGCGGCCAGCTCGGGGTCGGCGGCCAGCCGTTCGGTCATCTCCCGCATCAGCCCCGAGGATTCCAGCCGGCTGGCGGCCGCGGTCAGGGCGGGATGGGTCAGGTAGTACAGCGTCGGGAACGGAGTGCCGTCGGGCAGTCGCGGCGCGGTCTTGACCACGCCGGGTTCCCCATTGGGGCAGCGATAGGCGATCTCCAGGACACCGCGCGGCTCGCGCCCGAGCTGCTGGGCGACGGCGTCCAGGTCCGCTGGCTCAACCACCGGCGGGCGGGGGTCCGGGCGGCGGGGCATCCGGGCCGGGCGGCGCGTCCGGCGCGGGTGTCATGACCGGCGAAAGACCATGCGGCGCATCGGCAATGGTGTGCCACAACGCGGTGTACCAAGGATCGTTGGACTTCACCGGCGTGCCCTCGGTGCCCGGCGCGACGGGCTGGACCGCCGACGGGGGCAGCTGCACCTGGTACGGGATGTCGCCGGGCATGACGAAGCCCAGCCGCTCCCGCGCCTGCGCGGCGATGAACACCGGATCGGCAAGTTTCACCTTCTGCTGCTCAAGATCTTCGATCTGCGAACGTAATTGGGTCTCGGCGGCTTTGAGCTGATTCATCTCGGCGCGCTGCGCGAAATAGGTGCGCACCGGCCCGGCGATGGTCAGCGTCAGCACACACACCACCACGGCCAGGATCGCCGCCCGCCGGGCGGCCGACCCGAACCGCTGCTCGGACTGCGTGTCCAGCGATTCGGCGGCCGCCTTGCGGATCGACTCGGCGACGCTCTCCGCGACCGGTTCGACGGACTCGGCGCCGTCCTGTCCCGCCTCGGCCGGCCGCGGCTCGATCCGACGCGGAACCGCACGCGACCGGGCGGCACCCGGCTTGCCCGGCCTGGGGGCCGGGCCTCGCCGCCGCTGGTCGGGCCGTTTCGCGTCGGGCATACGAGCGAAGTTACTGGCTCGCCGGCGAGAACCGCGGGAACGCCAGGTCACCGGCGTACCGCGCGGCGTCGCCGAGGGTTTCCTCGATGCGCAGCAACTGGTTGTACTTGGCGACGCGCTCACTGCGGGCCGGGGCTCCGGTCTTGATCTGACCGCTGCCCACCGCGACCGCGAGGTCGGCGATGGTGGTGTCCTCGGTCTCCCCGGAGCGGTGGCTCATCATGGTGCGGTAACCGCTGTTGTGCGCCAGGGTGACGGCGTCCAGCGTCTCGGTCAGGGTGCCGATCTGGTTCACCTTGACCAGCAGCGCGTTGCCCGCACCCTTCTCGATGCCCTCTTCCAGGCGCTCGGGGTTGGTGACGAACAGGTCGTCACCGACCAGCTGGACGCGGTCACCGATCGCGGCGGTCAACGCCACCCAGCCGTCCCAGTCGTCCTCGGACAGCGGATCCTCGATGGACACCAGCGGGTAGGCGTCCAGCAGACCGGCGTAGAACTCGGCCATCTGCTCGGCCGTGCGGGTCTCCTTCTCGAACGCGTAACCCGTTCCGTCGGTGTAGAACTCGGTGGCGGCCACGTCCAGCGCCAGCGCCACATCGGTGCCCAGCTTGAAACCGGTCGCCTCGATGGCCGACGAGATCAGGTCCAGCGCCGCCTTGGTGCCGGCCACGTCCGGGGCGAACCCGCCCTCGTCGCCCAGCCCGGTGGCCAGGCCCTGCTTCTTGAGCACCGACTTCAGCGAGTGGTACACCTCGGCACCCCAGCGCAGCGATTCCTTGAAGTTCGGGGCACCGATCGGCGCCACCATGAACTCCTGCACGTCCACCCCGGTGTCGGCGTGCGCACCGCCGTTGAGGATGTTCATCATCGGCACCGGCAGCACGTGTGCGTTCGGCCCGCCGAGGTAGCGGAACAGCGGCAGCCCGGCGGCCTCGGCGGCACCCTTGGCCACGGCCAGCGAGACACCCAGGATGGCGTTGGCACCGAGGCGCGACTTGTCCGGCGTGCCGTCCAGGTCCAGCAGGGCCTGGTCGACCAGGCGCTGGTCGTCGGCGCTCAGCCCGATGACGGCCGGGGCGATCTCGTCGAGCACGGCCTCGACCGCCTTCTCGACACCCTTGCCGCCGTAGCGGGCGCCGCCGTCGCGCAACTCGACCGCCTCGTGCTCGCCGGTGGACGCGCCCGAGGGCACCGCGGCGCGGGAGATGGTGCCATCGATCAGGGCAATCTCGACCTCGACGGTGGGGTTACCGCGCGAATCGAGGATCTCGCGGGCTCCGACCTGTTCGATGATGGGCACGGGTCCTCCTAGTTATGACGGGCCTGACGGGTCATGCGCTCGACCAAGAGCCTAAAGGGTGGGGTCGCCGACGGCGTCTTCAGAGTGGATGCCCGGCGGCATACGCCGTCGCCCAGTCCCGCACCGTGCGGGCGTACTGGTCGGAAAGGTTGTAGGCCCGCAGCGCGTCCATCCAGCCGCGTGGCTTGGACAGGTCTTTTCCGCGCCAGCACAGGTACCCGGCCGCCGACAGCGCGGCGTCGTCGATGTTGTCGGGGCTGACCACCCCGTCGTTGTTGGCATCCACCCCGTACAGCCGCCAGGTCTCGGGGATGAACTGCATGGGTCCCATCGCCCGGTCCATGGTGGCGTCGCCGTCGAGCTTGCCCTCGTCGGTGTCCGGGATCTTCATGTTGCCCATGGTCCCGTCCAGCTGTACGCCGCGGATCGGCGGCCGCACGTCACCGTTGGGTGCGACGACGGCCCCGCGGTAGGTGCCGTGGTGGCTTTCGACCATGCCGATACCGGCCAGGGTGGTCCAGGCAAGGTTGCATCGGGGGTTCTCCACCTGGGCGACCCGCGCGGCATAGGCGTACGCCTCCAGGGCGGTCACCGGGATGCCCAGAGCGGGTGCGCGTTCGGCGGCCCAGGCGTGCAGCGCGTCGGCGGGCCGGCCTTTGGCGTGGGTGTCGACGGACGGCACCGGGTCGCCGGCCGGTGGCGGAACGCCGTCGGGAATCGGGATGCCGGTCTGCCAGGAACAGCTCGAGGCCATCAACAGGGCCGTCGCGCCGATCACCACGACAGCCCGCAGCCAACGCACTGGCGACACCGGACTCCTCAAACCGCTCTGCTTGCTGCCATCGTCCCATGCGCCGACTGTGATCCCGCTCAGTCACACGGCCACCTGGCGGCCGCCCCCTTGCGCCGAGCGCCCCTGATAAGGTACGCCACACCTATCTTTGGCAAGGCAAAGCTGGGTAAGCACCGGGTAGCGAGGACAACACCATGACGGCTCTGGCGGGACATCCGGCCACGCTGTTGGCCGCCGCTCCCAATCTGACCTCACAGCTTTTCGGCAGCGGGCTCATAGGTCTGCGCGAAGGCCTGGAAACCAGCATCGTCGTCTCGATCCTGGTGGCGTTCCTGGTCAAATCCGGCCGCCGCGACGCCCTCAAATGGGTGTGGCTCGGCGTCGCCGGGGCCGTCGCGATGACCATCGGGGTGTTCCTCACCATCCAATTCAGCGCCTACACGGTGTCCGGGCTGGGCGCCGAGGCCATCGCCGGAGTCGCGTCCCTGGTCGCCGTCGTCATCGTCACCACCATGGTGCTCTGGATGAAATCGGCGGCCGCGACCATGTCGGGCGAGTTGCGCACCGGCATGGCCCGGGCCCTGGAGACCGGCGGATTGGCCGTCACCGCCCTGGCCTTCCTGGCGGTCGGCCGCGAAGGTGTCGAGACCGCGTTGTTCATGGTGGGCTTCGCCGAGGCCGAAACGCTGTGGCCGCTGGTCGGCCTGGTGGTCGGGGTGCTCATCGCCATCGCCATCGCCTACGCCATGTACGCCGGGGCGGTTCGCATCAACCTGGCCAGTTTCTTCAAGTACACGGCCGTGTTCCTCATCCTCGTCGCCGCGGGGATCCTGTCCTACGGGGTCGGTGCGCTGCAGACCGTCGGCTGGTTGCCCGGCCTGGCCAACAAGGCCTTCGACATCAGCTCCTGGTTCAACTGGTCGTCCTGGTACGGCCAGGTCATCCAGGGCGTCTTCAACGTCACGCCCACCCCCACCGTGCTGCAGTTCGGTGCGTGGCTGGCGTATCTGGCCATCGTGCTCGCCGTGTTCCTGCGGCCGACCGGGGCGCCGGCCACCCGGGCCGACGCACCCGAGCCCGACGGCTCCTCGTCTGACACGGTCCCGGATCCGGAACCGTCCACCACCGCAGAAAAGCACTGAAAGGTCGCCCACGTGAACAATCGCACCGCTCTGACCGCCGCGATGCTGGCCGGTCTGACGGGCCTCTTCGTGGCGGGCTGCACCGCCAAGGAGACCGCCAGCTCCAGCGATCCGTCCAAGGCCGGCGCCGCCGGCGACGCGACAATCACCGTGACGGCCTCCGACGACAAGTGCGAACTGTCGGGCACCGAGGGCAAGACCGGTCCCGTCACGTTCAACATCACCAACAACGGCACCAAGGTCACCGAGTTCTACGTCTACGGCGAGGGCGAGCGGGTGATGGGCGAGGTGGAGAACATCTCCCCCGGCCTGCAGCGCAAGCTGATCGTGCAGCTGGCCGAACCGGGCACCTATCAGACCGCGTGCAAGCCGGGCATGATCGGCGACGGCATCCGGGGTGACTTCAAGGTCTCCGGTGACACCGTCCAGGTCGACACCCAGGGCAAGTTCAAGGAAGCCGCCGACAGCTACAAGCGCTACGTCAACAGCCAGACCGACGCGTTGATCCCGGCCACCCAGGTCTTCGTCGACGCCATCAAGAAGAAGGACGTCAACGCGGCCAAGGCCCAGTTCCCGATCGCCCGCACCTATTACGAGCGGATCGAGCCGGTCGCCGAGTCGTTCCCCGACGACCTGGACCCGCGCATCGACCTGCGCGAGGCCGACCTGGAGCCGGGCCAGAAGTGGACGGGTTTCCACGCCCTGGAGAAGCAGTTGTGGGTCACCGGGTTGCAGCCCGACGCCAACGCGCTGGCCGATCAACTGCTGGCCGATGTGAAGGAGCTGGACGCCGGGGTGAAGGCGCCGGACTGGACCATCGACTCGACCCAGATCGCCGGCGGCGCCCAGGGTCTGCTCGACGAGGTCGGCGCCAGCAAGATCAGCGGCGAGGAGGACATCTTCAGCCACACCGACCTGTGGGACTTCAACGCCAACGTGCAGGGCAGCCAGACCGCGGTGGCCTCGGTGCGCCCCATCCTCGACGAGCGCAACCCGGATCTGGGCAAGCGTGTCGACCAGCAGTTCGCCAATGTCGAAGCGCTGCTTGGGAAGTACCGCAAGGGTGACGGATTCGTGCTCTACGACACGGTCACCGAGCCGCAGCGCCAAGAGCTGTCCCGCGCCATCGACGCGCTGTCCAAAGAGGTGAGCCAGGTGCAAGGTGTCATCGCACCCCAGTAACCCCGCGGGAGAACCGGCCGAGCAGAGCACCTCCGCCCCCGGGCGGGCGGGGCTGTCCCGGCGCAAGCTGTTCGGCGCCGCGGGCGTGACCGCCGCGGTGGTCGGCGCGGCCGGTGCGGGGGCGCTGGCCGGCCGTGCCTCGGCCACCAGCACCAGGGACCGGGGCTGGGAACCGCACGGCGCGGTGCCCTTCCGCGGTGAACGGCAGGCCGGCATCATCACAGAGGCCCAGGACCGGATGCACTTCTGCACCTTCGACGTCACCACCGACAACCGCGAGGACGTGGTGGCGATGCTGCAGGAGTGGACCGCCATGGCCGAGCGGATGACCAAGGGCGAGGATGCCGTCAAGGACGGCGCCGTCGGCCTGAACCCGTATGCCCCGCCCGCCGATACCGGTGAGGCCCTTGGCCTTCCGCCCTCGCAACTGACGCTGACCATCGGCTTCGGCCCGACCTTCTTCGTCAAGGACGGCAAGGACCGGTTCGGCATCGCGGACAAGAAACCCGCCGACCTGAACCCGCTGCCCAAGTTCACCAACGAGAACCTGGATCCGGCCAAGTGCGGCGGTGACATCTGCATCCAGGCGTGCGCCAACGATCCCCAGGTCGCGGTACACGCGGTGCGCAACCTGGCCAGGGTGGCATTCGGTACCGCGGCGGTGCGTTATTCGCAGCTGGGTTTCGGCCGCACCTCGTCCACCACGCGGGATCAGTCCACCCCGCGAAACATGTTGGGGTTCAAGGACGGCACCAACAATCTCAAGGCCGAGGACACCGACAAACTGAACCGCAACGTGTGGGTCGCCGAGGGTGACGGGCCGGACTGGCACACCGGAGGCACCTATCTGGTGACCCGGCGCATCCGCAACCGGATCGAGGCCTGGGATCGCACCACGCTGATGGAGCAGGAGCGGGTGATCGGCCGCACCAAGGGCACCGGCGCACCCCTGGGCTACGACGACGAGTTCGCCCCGCTGGACTTCGACCTGAAGAACGCCAAGGGCGACCCGATGATCGACCGCAATGCCCACGTCCGGCTGGTCCATCCCGACCACAACGACGGCATCGAATTGCTGCGCCGCGGTTACAACTTCACCGACGGCTCGGACGGCTTCGGGCATCTGGACGCCGGGTTGTTCTTCATCGCGTTCACCCGGAATCCGCGGACGCATTTCGTCCCGGTCATCTCCAAGATGTCCTCCGACGCGCTCAACGAGTACATCTTCACCAACGGCACCGGTGTGTTCGCCTGCCCGCCCGGCCTGAAAGACGGTGACGCGTCCGCGTACTGGGGCTCGGGCATCTTCGCCTGACCCCCTTCCCACCCACTTGATCAAACGGGCGGAGAAGTGCGAGAAGGATCGGGCATTTCGTCGAACTCGGCGTGGCCCCGGTAAAGTCCCGGCTGTGAACTCGCCGAAGGCTCGCGCGCACTGGTTGCGCGGCGGGCTGGTCGGCGGGAGTTCGGCCGTGCTGGCCACCTCGGCGCACGCCGGCGCGGCCGGGGCGCTCCCGCACGGTGCCGCGCTGGTCGCCGCGCTGCTGGTGTGCGCGACGGCCGGAGCCGCCGTCGGCGCCGTGGAACTGCGCACCGGCCGTACCCGGGCGGTCGCGGTGTTCGCGGCGCTGTGCGCCGCGCAGTTCCTCAGCCACGTCACGCTGGCCGTCACCGGCGGTCATCACCACGCCGGCTACGGCATGGGCCTCACGCCGGCCATGATCGCCGCACACACCGGTGCCGCGGTGCTCCTCGGGCTGTCCATCGCGGTGGTCGAACACCTCTACACCGTCTGCGCCACCCTGCTGACCTGGCTGCGGCTGTTCACGGTCCGCAGCCCGCGGCCGACCTCGCCGCCGACCCGGTGGGCCGAGCCCGTCGTCATCCGCCCCGTGCTGCTGCGCCCGGGGCTGGGGATGCGCGCGCCGCCGTTCGGGATCCTTCCAACCGCCTAGCGGTTCGCCCTCTCACATCACCGCAGACCCCCTAGGGGCTGCGGTCGTGCGCGTATACCCGCGCGCCCCCAAGTTCTTTCGCAGCGATTCAGAGAGCACGTTTCATGACCCTTCCCGAAAAAACGTCCACCCCCGCACCCACCGACCTGCCACCGCCCCGACGCAGCTGGCGGCCGCTGTTGATGCGGTTGCACTTCTACGCCGGCATCCTGGTGGCCCCGTTCATCGTCGTGGCCGCCGTCACCGGCGGGCTGTACGCGATGGCACCGACCATCGAACGCTTCGCCTACGGCGACCTGTTGTATGTCGAGCCGTCCGGCCGACCTCTACCCCTGGCCGATCAGGTCGCCGCCGCCAGGACCGCCCACCCGGAGCTGAGCATGACCGGGCTGCGGCCCGCGGCCGAAGCGGGCGAAACCACCCGCGTCTACTTCGCCGATCCGGCCCTCGACGCGGAGTTCCGCCGCGCCGTTTTCGTCGACCCGTACACCGCGCGGGTGCTCGGCGACGAGCCGACCTGGTTGGGGTATCTGCCCGTCAGCACCTTCCTCGACGGCCTGCACCGGCATCTCCAACTCGGTGAGCCGGGCCGGATCTACAGCGAGATCGCGGCATCGTGGCTGTGGGTGGTGGCACTCGGCGGGCTCACCCTGTGGCTGCTGCGGCGCGGGCGCATCCTGACGGTGGCCCGCGGTCTCACGGGCCGCGCCCGCACCCTCAACTGGCACGGCGCCACCGGGATCTGGCTGTTGGCCGGTCTGCTGTTCCTGTCCGCCACCGGCATCACCTGGTCCACCTACGCCGGGGCGCACGTCAGCGATATCCGCGCCGCGTTCGATTGGCAACGGCCGGTGTTGAGTTCGGCCGTCTATGCGGCCACCGTCACCGACCCGGCGACCATCGACTACGACGCCGCAGTGCGGGCGGCCGGCCGCGCTGGGGTGCGGCTGCCGGTCGAGGTGGCCCTGCCCACCGAACCCGGCGCCGGGCTCGCCGTCACGGAGGTGGACAAGCCCTACCGGCTGACCACCAACGCCGCCACCGTCGATCCGGCCACCGGCACGGTGACCGGCACCCTGGACTACTGGCGGGACTATTCGGTGGTGGCCATGCTGGCCGACTGGGGCATCCGCGCGCACATGGGTCTGCTGTTCGGGTTGC harbors:
- the efeU gene encoding iron uptake transporter permease EfeU, with amino-acid sequence MTALAGHPATLLAAAPNLTSQLFGSGLIGLREGLETSIVVSILVAFLVKSGRRDALKWVWLGVAGAVAMTIGVFLTIQFSAYTVSGLGAEAIAGVASLVAVVIVTTMVLWMKSAAATMSGELRTGMARALETGGLAVTALAFLAVGREGVETALFMVGFAEAETLWPLVGLVVGVLIAIAIAYAMYAGAVRINLASFFKYTAVFLILVAAGILSYGVGALQTVGWLPGLANKAFDISSWFNWSSWYGQVIQGVFNVTPTPTVLQFGAWLAYLAIVLAVFLRPTGAPATRADAPEPDGSSSDTVPDPEPSTTAEKH
- a CDS encoding ArsR/SmtB family transcription factor, encoding MGHGVEGRTAPAASLDAASAVKVAETLQALASPNRLLILTRLRQSPCTVTDLSAAVGMEQPAVSNQLRLLRTLGLVAGDRSGRNIVYRLYDDHVAQLLDEAVYHIEHLRLGARDTA
- the efeO gene encoding iron uptake system protein EfeO, which translates into the protein MLAGLTGLFVAGCTAKETASSSDPSKAGAAGDATITVTASDDKCELSGTEGKTGPVTFNITNNGTKVTEFYVYGEGERVMGEVENISPGLQRKLIVQLAEPGTYQTACKPGMIGDGIRGDFKVSGDTVQVDTQGKFKEAADSYKRYVNSQTDALIPATQVFVDAIKKKDVNAAKAQFPIARTYYERIEPVAESFPDDLDPRIDLREADLEPGQKWTGFHALEKQLWVTGLQPDANALADQLLADVKELDAGVKAPDWTIDSTQIAGGAQGLLDEVGASKISGEEDIFSHTDLWDFNANVQGSQTAVASVRPILDERNPDLGKRVDQQFANVEALLGKYRKGDGFVLYDTVTEPQRQELSRAIDALSKEVSQVQGVIAPQ
- the eno gene encoding phosphopyruvate hydratase, whose protein sequence is MPIIEQVGAREILDSRGNPTVEVEIALIDGTISRAAVPSGASTGEHEAVELRDGGARYGGKGVEKAVEAVLDEIAPAVIGLSADDQRLVDQALLDLDGTPDKSRLGANAILGVSLAVAKGAAEAAGLPLFRYLGGPNAHVLPVPMMNILNGGAHADTGVDVQEFMVAPIGAPNFKESLRWGAEVYHSLKSVLKKQGLATGLGDEGGFAPDVAGTKAALDLISSAIEATGFKLGTDVALALDVAATEFYTDGTGYAFEKETRTAEQMAEFYAGLLDAYPLVSIEDPLSEDDWDGWVALTAAIGDRVQLVGDDLFVTNPERLEEGIEKGAGNALLVKVNQIGTLTETLDAVTLAHNSGYRTMMSHRSGETEDTTIADLAVAVGSGQIKTGAPARSERVAKYNQLLRIEETLGDAARYAGDLAFPRFSPASQ
- a CDS encoding Ppx/GppA phosphatase family protein, with amino-acid sequence MDVRVGAIDCGTNSIRLLVADAVPGGLRDVHREMRIVRLGEGVDATGEFAPAALARTEAALSDYVKTMRAHGVERVRMVATSAARDAANRDEFFAMTARLLGEVVPGTVAEVITGTQEAELSFRGAVGELDPAAGPFVVVDLGGGSTELVLGESGVTASYSADIGCVRIKERFLQTDPPTAAEIGEARALVRERLDDALRAVPVAHAKTWVGVAGTFTTLAALAHGLQVYDPQLIHLSRTGFGDLLAMCDTLIRMSAADRAALGPMHEGRADVIGGGAIIVEELAAVLGELAGIDELVVSEHDILDGIALSIA
- a CDS encoding MPT63 family protein produces the protein MKFTTITAGFASAAIAAAGAFAAFSAPIATADNETTTSQLGSQAKLTNGDVVQGWTVTGLKVSTDTIPYQPHGTLWEATATDEALQGSVTPIVSNLNARARNGDTYRALFGVATPQGVNPSTLQQGEKTTGKVYFDVTGEAPDSVVYANADQDLIVWLKPAPVQSPATGSAPRSWQAPAATTSTSPTTSTSAAPTTSGAPTTSAAPTTSPAASTSPAPTSPAPAGSAGTPLPADAVPAAVPGGSAGTPLPAGEEAPALVPAGTQPAPAAAAEAGVAAVPAPAEGAPAEAVPAPGGSAGTPLPAGAAPTTTVVVAPPAG
- a CDS encoding DUF501 domain-containing protein translates to MVEPADLDAVAQQLGREPRGVLEIAYRCPNGEPGVVKTAPRLPDGTPFPTLYYLTHPALTAAASRLESSGLMREMTERLAADPELAAGYRRAHESYLAERDAIESLGTTFSGGGMPDRVKCLHVVMAHALAKGPGVNPFGDEALALLAVEPAMAGILDPEVWT
- a CDS encoding lytic transglycosylase domain-containing protein — encoded protein: MSPVRWLRAVVVIGATALLMASSCSWQTGIPIPDGVPPPAGDPVPSVDTHAKGRPADALHAWAAERAPALGIPVTALEAYAYAARVAQVENPRCNLAWTTLAGIGMVESHHGTYRGAVVAPNGDVRPPIRGVQLDGTMGNMKIPDTDEGKLDGDATMDRAMGPMQFIPETWRLYGVDANNDGVVSPDNIDDAALSAAGYLCWRGKDLSKPRGWMDALRAYNLSDQYARTVRDWATAYAAGHPL
- a CDS encoding FtsB family cell division protein, whose amino-acid sequence is MPDAKRPDQRRRGPAPRPGKPGAARSRAVPRRIEPRPAEAGQDGAESVEPVAESVAESIRKAAAESLDTQSEQRFGSAARRAAILAVVVCVLTLTIAGPVRTYFAQRAEMNQLKAAETQLRSQIEDLEQQKVKLADPVFIAAQARERLGFVMPGDIPYQVQLPPSAVQPVAPGTEGTPVKSNDPWYTALWHTIADAPHGLSPVMTPAPDAPPGPDAPPPGPPPAGG